Proteins from a single region of Anastrepha ludens isolate Willacy chromosome 5, idAnaLude1.1, whole genome shotgun sequence:
- the LOC128863662 gene encoding TBC1 domain family member 20: MTNNGNGGSLQQNEIKIDQPQELCFEKCPESSEEQEKRLEIERLLQEYKGCIPIQKLQEVARSDHGLVTDELRRLLWPQLAGVDTSNLEPAPSLSDLTTHPEYQQVVLDVNRSLKRFPPGIPYEQRIALQDQLTVLILRVIKKYPNLRYYQGYHDVAVTFLLVVGEEVAFAVMEELSTNHFSECMQETMDATQKRLMFIWPLVDFENPQLFQFLQESAVGTLFALPWYLTWFGHSLNSYKDVVRLYDYFLASPIYMPIFVTAAIILHRAEDILKVDCDMASVHCILSKLPDNLPFEELLKTSSILYDKYSLTVIEKHVEELVRREKLQRQLEEQRIQERRKKLARNARAGNNVLARWLPQVLTPKSMIVTTAFSILVGICAYYYKNQYLSAGVS; encoded by the exons ATGACGAACAACGGCAATGGTGGTAGTTTGcagcaaaatgaaataaaaatcgatCAGCCACAGGAATTATGTTTTGAgaaat GTCCAGAGAGTAGTGAAGAGCAAGAAAAACGTTTGGAAATCGAACGATTACTGCAGGAATACAAAGGTTGCATACCCATACAAAAGCTTCAAGAGGTTGCACGTTCAGACCATGGGTTAGTTACCGATGAACTGCGACGTTTATTGTGGCCACAGTTGGCTGGTGTGGATACATCAAATTTGGAGCCTGCACCTAGTCTTAGTGATTTAACGACACATCCCGAATACCAACAAGTGGTGCTTGATGTGAATAGATCGCTTAAGCGTTTTCCGCCTGGCATTCCATATGAACAACGTATAGCATTACAAGATCAATTGACTGTTTTAATACTGCGTGTGATAAAAAAGTATCCTAATTTGCGTTACTATCAAGGCTACCACGATGTAGCTGTGACATTTTTGTTGGTCGTCGGCGAGGAGGTTGCATTTGCGGTTATGGAAGAGCTATCGACCAATCATTTTTCAGAATGTATGCAGGAAACAATGGATGCTACGCAAAAACGTCTTATGTTCATATGGCCATTAGTCGATTTTGAAAATCCTCAATTGTTCCAATTTTTACAAGAATCTGCAGTAGGTACACTATTTGCATTGCCCTGGTATCTTACTTGGTTTGGACACAGTTTGAATTCGTATAAGGATGTGGTGCGACTATATGATTACTTCTTGGCATCACCCATTTATATGCCAATATTTGTGACTGCTGCCATCATATTGCATCGTGCAGAAGACATTTTGAAGGTCGATTGTGATATGGCCTCAGTGCACTGCATTCTGTCCAAG cTTCCCGATAACCTGCCTTTTGAAGAGCTTTTAAAAACATCGAGTATTTTGTATGATAAATATTCGTTGACAGTAATTGAAAAACATGTTGAGGAGTTAGTAAGGAGAGA AAAACTTCAACGGCAGTTAGAGGAGCAGCGTATTCAAGAGCGTCGCAAGAAACTGGCCCGCAACGCTCGTGCCGGTAATAATGTGTTAGCGCGATGGTTACCGCAAGTACTCACTCCAAAATCAATGATAGTAACGACAGCGTTCTCCATTCTGGTTGGCATTTGTGCGTACTACTACAAAAATCAGTATCTGTCGGCGGGAGTTAGTTGA
- the LOC128863664 gene encoding uncharacterized protein LOC128863664 — translation MSLGYTFLGCPFLLNIDNKEILYEILNYSVDVLLGNSDEHQMEKHCHKYGFQNVHDFMLMTRKIARAYRSHYENENSTEAELLYEFSNLSPEFQRLVPAVYEARKSEIGKYMLQLHNAQEHSLVLSFDYDARVVLGDSSFAQNYRELVRLYFNCCDANGKISKIHFEMNPDKLNEFIMALEEALAKDDNKSNLMQP, via the exons ATGTCACTCGGCTACACATTTCTAGGTTGtccatttttactaaatatcgATAACAAGGAAATCCTTTATGAG ATTCTGAACTACTCGGTTGATGTGCTTCTTGGCAATAGTGATGAGCATCAAATGGAAAAACATTGCCACAAGTATGGATTTCAGAATGTGCACGATTTCATGTTGATGACTCGTAAAATTGCGCGTGCCTACAGGTCACACTACGAAAATGAAAATTCCACGGAAGCGGAATTGCTCTACGAATTTAGCAATTTAAGTCCTGAATTCCAGCGATTGGTACCAGCAGTATATGAGGCGCGTAAATCggaaattggaaaatatatGTTGCAGCTGCATAATGCCCAAGAACATTCGTTGGTATTGTCATTCGACTATGATGCTCGTGTGGTACTTGGAGATAGTAGCTTCGCTCAAAATTACCGTGAACTAGTACGACTATACTTCAATTGCTGTGATGCAAATggcaaaataagcaaaatacattttgaaatgaatccagataaattgaatgaatttattATGGCGTTGGAAGAGGCACTTGCCAAAGATGACAATAAAAGTAATCTCATGCAGCCCTAA